In the genome of Impatiens glandulifera chromosome 6, dImpGla2.1, whole genome shotgun sequence, the window tatataaataattatataatgtcatcaattatttgtttcttaattaattagatgaggTTTaactttctataaaaaaaaatctttgtcaatcaaaagACACATAATTTAGTGAAAAAATTCTTatctattaaaacaaaatagatatatttttcccaaaaacaaaatagatatataattgATGCTGGAATTGGGAAGTCTTTAGAAGtcaagaagataagatcaaattaatgaAGAATTAATGAAGGGTGGTAGAATTCAAATAGTCACTTTTGGAGATCGACcgtcataatatttaattatctactaataaagtttatttacttttttttggaGAGTTGTTCCAACTTCTTAGTTTTGCCTATTTGTAGGCCTTTTTGTAATCGTGAGAGACAACTCACTTTTGATAATAATTACTTTGAGCTTTAAGCTTGTTTAGAAGTTTATCTTCTATTTTTCTTGCTCTAAACTCTTTTGGTGGATTCCTAGAGTTAAGAGTGTCGATTGATTTCTTGTGTTACTTCATATCTCTCTAATTTCTCGGTgtcaaagtggtatcagagctttggtTTACAATGGTTGGTCGGAGAAAAAGAGGACCAAACGATGATGAACCTAAACCTCGTCAAAGAGACCTTCGTGATATTGAGTTAGAAGATTTAAGGAGACAAGTGCAGCAACTCGAACAACGCCTTGCACGTGGCGAATATCGTGAACATGATGTTGATGGTCATGGTTCAGATGATGATTCAAGAATTAATGATGAGGATTTCAATCCATTTCATGATGATAATGACGCAAGTGACCGTGCATCTCGTGGTCAACGGTTCCAAAGAAACAAATTCAGCCACGTAGTCTTCCACAGATAGATCCTTCTGCCTGAAGTTGTGATATTTGAGAAAAGCATTTTGGCGATAATTATTCGGCAAAAATTTCCTCCTTAACTCCTTCTTCATTTTGTCCCATGTTTTGATCTTTTTCTTGCCATCACGCACACGTTGCTTCTTAAGGTGTTCCCACCAAATGGAcgcatatttttttaatttgataaccACTAACTTCACCTTGTTATCTTCTTGAACATCTTTGAACTCAAAAATTCTCTCAACGGTATTGAGCCAGTCAATGAATTCATCGGGATTATTTCTTCCTTCAAAATCTGGAATATCAactttaaaatccaaaaacctGTGGCGGACATTGTTTCTTTGGATTTTAAAGTTGATATTCCAGATTTTGAAGGAAGAAATAATCCCGATGAATTCATTGACTGGCTCAATACCGTTGAGAGAATTTTTGAGTTCAAAGATGTTCAAGAAGATAACAAGGTGAAGTTAGTggttatcaaattaaaaaaatatgcgTCCATTTGGTGGGAACACCTTAAGAAGCAACGTGTGCGTGATGGCAAGAAAAAGATCAAAACATGGGACAAAATGAAGAAGGAGTTAAGGAGGAAATTTTTGCCGAATAATTATCGCCAAGATGCTTTTCTCAAATATCACAACTTCAGGCAGAAGGATCTATCTGTGGAAGACTACGTGGCTGAATTTGTTTCTCTTATGATGCGATGCGATGTTTTggagccggaagaacaaactattGCTCGTTTTCTTGGAGGGCTACGATATGAAATTGGAAATGTGGTCCTATTGCAGCAATATTTGACATATAATGATGTATGTCAGTTGGCTCTCAAAGttgaaaaacaacaaaaaaaatcgaGTCATTTTGGGGGACGTTTCTCATCGGGTGGTGGTGCCTATAACCGAGGAAGTGCTTCTACTTCCAAGAACAGTCCAGCTATAAAAGACGTAAAACATAAATCTTTTACAAGTAAGGATGGTGGTGCTGCTAGTTTTGAAAAATCAAGTGGTCCAACTAATCAAAAAACTTGTTTCAAGTGCAAAGGGTTCGGACATTTTGCCGCTGATTGTCCAAATCGAAGAATCATTACTCTCGTTGAGGAAGAGtatgaagaagagaatgaagaGACAACACCAATTTACGATGAATGTAACGAGGAGGGAGATATCACTTATGAAGATTATGGGGAAGCTTTAGTAATACGGCGTATCCTCAACACCACTTATGTTCCAGATGATTCATGGCttcgtaataatatttttcacacTAGATGCACGTCAAATGGCAAGGTGTGTGACATCATTGTCGATGGAGGAAGCTGCGAAAATGTTGTGGCTACAGCTATGGTGGAGAAGCTGCAATTAAAAACTGAAAATCATCCTCGACCTTACAAATTATCATGGCTTCGGAAAGGTAATGAAGTAAAGGTAAATAATCGATGTCTCGTTCAATTTTCTATTGGAGAAAAGTACAAAGATGAAGTTTGGTGTGATGTTATCCCTATGGATGTTTGTCATTTGCTTCTTGGAAGACCTTGGCAATTTGATAGGAAAACACAACATGATGGATTCAAAAATACCTATACTTTTATAAAAGATGGcgagaaaataattttggggcCTTCAAGAATGAAGGACATTGTTAAGCCATCAAAGGAAGAAGGAAATAATTTGCTcgccaaatcacaatttgaggATGTAATGAATGAATCATTAGGGGCGTTTGCATTGGTGGTTTTGGAAGAAAACAAGGAAGATAATATTATTCCTCTACAAGTGCGACCTCTTTTACAAGAATTTGTTGATGTCGTACCTGAAGAGATTCCTACGGGTCTTCCTCCCATGCGAAATATTCAACATTGTGTAGATCTAATCCCTGGTGCGTCAATCCCAAACAAAGCTGCTTATAGAATGAATCCTAAGGAATATGAAGAGTTGCAGCGACAAGTTGAAGACTTGCTGGCAAGAGGTCTTATACAAGAAAGTAAGAGTCCTTGTGCTGTGCCAGCACTTCTTGTGCCAAAAAAAGATGGTTCGTGGCGTATGTGTGTTGATAGTAGGGCAGTGAATAAAATCACGATCAAATACCGTTTTCCTATTCCTCTCCTCGATGATCTCTTTGATCAACTTCACGGCTTCAAAATTGGTTCTAAGATTGATTTACGGAGTGGCTATCATCAAATTCGAATGCGGCCTGGAGATGAGTGGAAAACCGCTTTCAAGACCAGAGATGGTCTTTAcgagtggctggttatgccaTTTGGACTTTCTAATGCACCCTCTACATTTATGCGACTTATGAATCACATGTTTAAACCATTTATTGGGAAATTTGTTGTTGTCTATTTTGACGATATTCTTGTGTACAGCTCTAGTCCAGAAGAGCATTTAAATCATCTTCGACAAGTTTTTAGGGTGCTAAGAGAACAGAAGTTATATGCCAATTTGAAGAAATGTCACTTCTTCACTGACAGCCTCGTCTTTTTGGGCTATAATATTTCTTCCGACGGTATCAAGATGGATCGAGACAAGATTGAAGCTATCTTAAGTTGGCCAATCCCTAAGACTATTCATGATATTCGGAGTTTTCATGGCTTGGCTTCATTTTACCGCAGgtttatcaaaaattttagCACTATCATTGCTCCTATAACTGAATGTTTGAAAGGTGGTAGTTTCAAGTGGACGGAGGAAGCATTAAAAAGCTTTGAACTTCTCAAGAAAAAAATCACGGAAGCTCCAATTTTGCAACTTCCAGATTTCGGAAGGGTATTTGAAGTAGATTGTGATGCTTCTAACGTGGGGATCGGAGGAGTTCTTAGCCAAGAAGGCAGACCCATTGCTTTCTTTAGTGAGATGATGAATAACTCCCGACGCAATTATTCAACATACGACAAGGAGTTCTTTGCCCTTGTTCGTACCTTGGATCATTGGCAGCATTATCTACTACACAAGGAGTTTGTTCTCTTCTCGGATCATGAAGCATTGAAGTACTTGAATTCACAACAAAAGTTGAACCCGCGACATGGAAAATGGGTCGAGTTTCTGCAAGCATTCAATTCTTatctattaaaacaaaatagatatatttttcccaaaaacaaaatagatatataatagatctttattcatatgtatacaaattgttagataatcatactttttattaatgaacatgaatcatcatattaatAGCTAAtatgcattatatatataaataatcccttagcaatataataaaataatatatatatatatatatttcatgtcTTAATCGAATCATTGTCAtgtttgaacaataatcgacgtaaaataactatgcatgctcaaaacaaatctagattgattgttctcaccgagacaattcttgcgaagacaatttcgactaacatagtagtgtctttttaaatgcatgattagaataagttctaacacaacACTTTTTAATCTCTTTATACAAATGACCTTCATTCTCTGTCATgattaatcacataatttctatagagGAATTtaaaatgcttcaaaatattgttgacacatcattttgacaaattaaaattctacataagaaatcgtTAAGACCCcctatatatttcataatttctacataagaaattataacgatttcaacattcatgattaatgtcattttgaaaaatcagattTCTTATAAGAAATCGTTATCGACCTCCTTCATCTCATAATATCTATAcaataaattagaatgattttcacatcaatgactaaagtcattttaaggagtctgtttttttgtaaagaaattattgactaccatattcatctccaacatcaatGACTAGAGTCATTTAAAGGAGTTTGATTTCTATAAGAAATCATTGACCATCttattcatctcataatttttacccaagaaattagaatggttcTAATATGAATGACTAATGTTATTTTATCACGTCacatttctataaaagaaataattggCTAGATTCAAATAGGAGATCTTCATTCTGCCACGCACCAATACATCcgaactttgaaccactgcgcCAACACTCCATTTCATTAGTCTATAGTTGTTTATGACCTTCTgtcttctttaaaaaaaaacattttcttcacattttcttttccaaatcAACTCTTTTTCCtaaaacatcaaagacaaaaatttCGACGAAACAATctactaaataacttaacaCACGAAACTGTTTGaagattgttagatatttttgtctttaaataaactgaaaatatataatagaatgatgttacaaataaattaaataaaatagaatatacaAATAATGAAATCATCGATTTAgaggttgattcgaggcatttgttagacacattttcctgaaaacagtttcatcgtctcctgTTTGTGCTAGAGTTTATCCAGATGGTTGTCTTTCAGGGTacaatgaatttaaaattaattcttcACTGGAATCACTACGCATCGAACATGATCAACGAACCTGAACTATCACTGGGTTTCAATGTAAAATATTGAGCGAAGAACTTGAAGAACAAtcacaaaataaaaagatatattttgaaattctagagtgagaaatgaTAAGAGGATGTAGTGATTTTTGATGTGTTGTGGGAATTATAAAGAAGGGATAgttatattattgaaataataaattgttataaaaataaaatcaatcattaatctttgatccaacAGGTGACATTGATTGTGTCTTCATTGCCCTTTGTATTTCCTCTTCATTAGAAAAAACATGTTGTATGACTTTTTCtaattgctaataaattgatagcaataattTAATGAAGGTTACAATGATAATTaacaatattgaattaatttaatttgttaatttcttcttaaatcattaaatgttaattaaactattaaaaaactaattataataatttaattatttggatcaaatttcactttaattcacatgtaaatttcatgtgaatttcgtttgaattttatttaattttatctacccaaattatcatttttatttattaatagaatttatgaattagtttaaaacttcaatatattattataagatttagttgaaaaataatgaatagGATGGAGTGTATAATTTGGCTTGTGATCCTTATTCCTTATAATTTACCacaaatattatgtataaactcgtctaattttattttctttatgcTAATACCTTGTCCTAAGAGTCCGGGAGATAcgattgatatttatttaaagcTGTTGATTGATGAATTAAGAGAGttactatggatcaaatgggtgcatacgaggtttatgaaataagaaaccagcatctggacctgcaaaattcatgaaggtatgagctgatCTCTAAAAAacattcttaaactaagaagcgatattgtagatctttatgacatccggctagggaaCGGGAAATACACTCTATTCtagcacgacccctggttcgaaaaccatcctatcatccacaagaaggagtttcaaaatacccgcatcagaagggactgcacaaaagcaaaaatcagagacattaaagacaggaattgggactcactcctgagaagaaatccagaaggatagaggatacttgatcatataagtaacatacaactacacgacagaccggatattcatgaatggaaagctgaggacaatggaaagcttgtatcgaagaaaatatgggaggtaacccaaGAAAAAGTACATAAAGTAGAatgagctcctcttgtatggtcaacgaagattatccctagacaccacttcatcctatggctcgccttctgggaagactcagcactcgtgatcgtatcaacaagtatatgagcatcccagacacgaactgtcttctatgtagaggaaataaaaaaaaaccataGATCatctattcgggagctgttgtattgcttcagagctttgggacatattctataaaagcctggagctaaTCAAATTCTCGAGCAAATGGAATGAAATaaaagatgcagcactactcaaagccaagggaaattgatttgcaacaagcgtgttcaagtgcggctttggagtagttgtgtataacatttggcaagaacggaatgcaagggtatatgacagaaaccgcaggagcgttgaagagttatggaaagatattgtatcggattgcagcgccctcgtgggaacgtggacaagaattccaagcacggagcagaactggaatatctgtaggaactggaatttaccgttttttaaactcactataattgaaagcattgtaatcagataattcatttatgtttttaactttttagcttttatttagaatgttgcgacttcaaaattattctaggcttgtctaaaatgatctcttaaactcgtggtttttttcccatttttaggaatttttaatgaaatgacgctaactcattccccccccaaaaaaaagaagttaataGAGAGGGAGACCAATGAAGCAAAAAGATTAGCAGAAAGGGAAGCTATTGATTGTAGAATATTAGCTGAGCGAGCGTATTGAAATAGAGAAAATGATGCAAGCTATTATGGTACGATACTTAGGAATTCAATCTTCGTCGATGTCACCCCATGCACAAGTACCATCTACTACATCACCTTCTAAAATAggtttgaaaatatattgattaattgtttatgttaatatgatttattaattttagtctCATTAATTACAGCTCATGAAgagaatgaagaaaataaagattagCAAGTCTTTCCACTTCTCTTGTGAAATATTTGGTAAAAGATTactacttttaatttaaaattaacaattgtTATATTTTCTACATGATCAACAAATaaggtcattttttttaaatcaataaatgtTTTTGTGCTTATCACGATCATGGTTGTGGTATTGGCGTGCTAGTGTCTTCTTTATTGTCAATTTAATTCAACTATTTATGGATAGGCTCGGCTTAATGAGATTTGTGATTATACTGGGTTTTTTCTTCTCTTACAATCGGCTAAGATTTCTATTAGTTGTAGTACATTGGAGTTTGAAAAAACAGTTAATAAGATTGTGATTTCAATGATAGTGTGGTTCTATTGTCTTTTATATGAAGTATATACTTTACCTATgttgactttttttttgtttgggaaaatgacatagtcatttcattaaaaaacctCCCAAAAGGAGAAAAAACCTACACGAGTTCatgaattaaagaaaaacaaacatttgctttaattttaaaaaatcggaTTACAAACCAAATGAGTAAACACAAAATGAATTACAacttttcaaacaaacaaacaataatagtTTTATGATCTCGCCTTGAAGTTACTAGATTGAGTGACTTCATAGTAGTTAATGCCCCAATTTTGACATAAACAccattttttctcatttttgggAATTCGCCTCCAAGTGCAAACAAAGGACTTGCAATCAAACTTTATGTTAttctaaacatcatcaacaCCACCTCTCATCCTCGTGAATactcttgaatttctttccATCCAAATATGGTAAACTATAAAAGCAAAACCacatttaaacatatttgaatgaaaaaaattaccTTTAGCTTTCAAGATGGAATCTCCTTAATATCAATCCAATCCGAGGGAAAAAAAGCTAACTCCATAACTTTTATAAACCGTCTCCATAACTTGAGTGTAAATGGACATCCACCAAATAAATGATCCATCGTCTCTTCATTGTCATCACAAAGAAGGCATTTAGAATCCGGGATATCCATAAACCTCTTAAGTCGATCCCTAGTTGATTTCAACCCACATTGTTCCCCCTCTCACGAATAAACTCCCAAGCTAGATTAGAATTGAACTTTTCGTCTCTTCCACCTTCCAAACTCGTGAGTCGATATTGTCATTAAAGTGTATTGTTTGCATGAAACTAAGAATACTaacaccttctggaatacgcctcagaAGAGTATTATAATCTCCCTCCCGAATGTCACGAACCGATGAATTAAGACAATCTCTTTGAATACGCACCCCACCAAATCCTGTCTTAAGAACAATAGACAGATTTTCAAACCATGGGTCATACCAAAATAAGGTTCCCCGACCATTTCCTAACCGGATATCAAACAAAGATATAGCGATGTCCTTAAGCTTGAGAATCTTCTTTAGTGACCAGGCCATTTCCGGTTTAATCTTTGAAGTCCATATActatttttattcttcataAACCTTGAATGCACCCACTTAATCCACAACAAGTCTTGTTTCTTTTCTAACGCCCAAAAATGCCTTATCGTAAGAGCCTTGTTCCATTCAATGCAATTTTCAGCCTATCCCTCATTCTTTCAGCTTACACACATCAATCCACTTCTCTTTTTTTCCACCTCTTCCTTGATTCCCccaaataaagtttctcataAGACAATCAAGATcattcattaccttcttcgagAGAATGATTTTTTGTGCCCAATATCCTATGATTCCCATGATGACTTTCGTAACTAGCTAAATCCGACCCGCGTATGATAGTCTTTTTGTTGCCCAACCATTCATTGAATTCTTGACTTTCTCGATAAGTGACCTACAATGTGAAATCTGTAGCTGCTTAGCCGATAATGGTATCCCCAAATAACAAACCGGTAAACTATCCTCTAGAATCCCCACAATATAAAAATTACTAACTTTTATTTCCTCCTTCACACCACCGTAGAATGCTAAAAATTTTCCTTCATTAATAACCAAACTTGTAACACTAGAAAAAGCATGTGCCATAATAAAGAGGTCATCCGCAAAGAAAATGTGTGTAATATCTTCCTTCCTGCATTGTGGATGGTGGATGTACGGAAGATTCTTTCGgagcattttaaaaatgttctCAAAGATCCCCATGATGAGAaggaaaaggtaagaagagatgGGATCTCCTTGTCTTActccgttttcacccttgaaataccCATCATGAACTTCGTTAACGCTTACAATGAAATTAAGAGTTGAGATACACTGCCAAATCCAATCAATAACAATAATCGGAAAATATGAAGCACTCAGAAAATCATGAATAATAGGATATTTAATTGAGTCAAAGGCTTTCTGAATATCAACTTTAAAAGCTACCTGAGGAGAGATGTATTTCCTACCGTAGATCTTTAAAAGCCCCTACATAAGAAGGATATTATGTGATATATTTCTACCCGGTATAAAAGCAGATTGACTCAAACTAACAAGATTATACATAACTGTTTTAATtcgtttagaaataatttttgaaataatcttaTAAATCACGTTACATCACGAAATAGGTCTAAAGTCACGAATTCCCTCGGGTACAAGGCACTTCGTGATCAAATTGAAAACCGTAACATTCCATTGCTTAAGCATCCTCCTATTCTGAAAGAATTCAAGAACTCCTTCGCTAACCTCATGTCCGATCACACCCCAATTTTCCTTAAAAAACTTTGCATTGAATCCATCGGGTCCTGGACTCTTATCCCAACTCATACTGAACAAAGCATGTTTAATTTCCTCCTTACTGATTACTTCAATCATCCGACGACTTTCCTCCATGGTgactttttttttgtcaaaatctGATGAAGAAAGTGGATATGACTTGTGATTTCCCTTCTAGTTCCAATAAGATCTCTATAAAACCGGATGGCTTCATCATGAACTAGTTGTTTCCCTTGAACAATCACCCCATCACTTGTCTTGATTCTATGAACCCAATTTCTCAAGTTTCTTGTAGAGCACTTTCTATAGAGGAATGAGGTGTTTCTTTCTTTAAGAGACAACCAATTTTGTCTCGACTTTTGTTTATATAGTTCTCTTCAAGAGAACTAAGAGCACGAAATTTGGTTATCACTTCTTTTTCCTCTTGAAACAGACTTTGAGAAACTTCATCACCAAGCATTCTTTTCTGTAAATCCTCAAGAATCAATCTAGCTTCAGAAACTCTAGTCGAGATGTTActgaattttcttttatcaaacaTTTGAAGACAACTTTTTAGAATTTTCAGTTTCTCACTTACTTGAAACATTTTTAATCCACTCACTTGTTTAGACCACACCTCCTTcagaataattttgaatttatcactttccatccagaaattgaaaaactTAAACGACCTCTTAATTCTCTCCTCCTTATCCCAAGACAACATAATAGGACAATGATTTGAAATACCCGGATTAAAAACATGAATTCTACTCTTAGGAAACCTCAACGCCCAATTCTCGTTAATTAACCCTCTATCAATTCTACTTTTCCTCATGTCCTCATTCCCTCGCATAGACGACCAAGTAAATGCATTGCCAACATTGTTTGGTTCAATACAACCAATATTTCtgatattacaaaatattaaaataaattattattaattttcttagcCCTCCATTGCATTTTTATCCACTCTAACTGTCAGTTGGGTTGTCGTGGGGGGAGTCCGTGCACCAAAGTTGCTATCTATCCCTATcacttttcatatatatataatcaaataaacttaatttctttcttttgttctCTAGgctagtttaaaattttaataattttttttttataaatttcaatatataatcaaataaatttttaaatttttttttatgttaaccACTCAATTACAACCCTTTATGTTTAGAATAAAATGAACTTATatactcaattatttttatgaaattagaTGCTCTGTGCCAAGAGCCAGAGTCAGCACTGTATATGATCTAAACTCTTCTATTTGAGGATAACAtgtataaataatgaaaataattagtatatatatatatatatatatatatatatatatatatatatatatatatatatatatatatatatatatatatatatatatatatatatatatatatatatatatatatatatatatatatatatatataattaatgtttaaaaaattgagtAATACTATCttctcaattaaattaatatatttcaaatatatattatttttttcaattaaatcaaTAGATAATAAGTAATGTTtccttaaattttattatcattctccattttattttcttcaaaattatagtataattttattaatctaataacaatataatttgaaaatatttcagAATAGATTTAATATCCTATcttgtaataatttttaattttagtttcaaaccattgatttttttttctaaattataagttaaaaaatataaagttttttcatttttttaaaagctAATTTTATTTGCAGTAAATGTTTTTCCTGATTTTTATACACACTTGAATATGAGtacatataaaaacattaaaatgacaacaatgaaaataattatataaatatataaacatcaaaataataataaaaaaacgtaataataattatatataaatgtaaacaCTCATTTTCGatgtcaaatttatatttttggtgGCTTGGATAGCCGCTACAAGGATGCAACAACTTATATCCGATTTCATTGTGGGAGCGTGTGGGAGCCGTGAAAATTGGATCTCTGACTCCACCGAGATGGTGAAAAATGACAATTCAAAACTACTAAAAGAGAGATCCGACATGGATACAGAAAGGGGAGATCATTGAGAGAATGAGACAGATCATTATGAGTTTTATGTTAAAAgtttttatcttctttgttCCGAGCATTTTCTAAGCCAATTTGAAATTATGCTTTGTTATCCTCATATTGTACAagtaaatcataatattttatttttgtcaaatacttaaacaaacaaattagATTAAGCCAAACCTCCATAGACAaagataaacaattaaatataaactttaatcaaacatttattttattttattaaattgagaaCATTGTAGGAATTTGATACACCCAAAAAATTAAGATTCAAacttattattatgttttaagaCTTAATTAAAAGATTCAATATTCATAATTGGACTGGAAgaattaagtaatattttgCCCGCCTTATTCTCATGATATAAGGGTACCACCTTGTGTCCATCTTTCCAGCATCTTTAATGCCGCTTTCGGTTGATCCATAGGAACCATATGCCCCGAGTC includes:
- the LOC124943815 gene encoding uncharacterized protein LOC124943815, encoding MVGRRKRGPNDDEPKPRQRDLRDIELEDLRRQVQQLEQRLARGEYREHDVDGHGSDDDSRINDEDFNPFHDDNDASDRASRVDIPDFEGRNNPDEFIDWLNTVERIFEFKDVQEDNKVKLVVIKLKKYASIWWEHLKKQRVRDGKKKIKTWDKMKKELRRKFLPNNYRQDAFLKYHNFRQKDLSVEDYVAEFVSLMMRCDVLEPEEQTIARFLGGLRYEIGNVVLLQQYLTYNDVCQLALKVEKQQKKSSHFGGRFSSGGGAYNRGSASTSKNSPAIKDVKHKSFTSKDGGAASFEKSSGPTNQKTCFKCKGFGHFAADCPNRRIITLVEEEYEEENEETTPIYDECNEEGDITYEDYGEALVIRRILNTTYVPDDSWLRNNIFHTRCTSNGKVCDIIVDGGSCENVVATAMVEKLQLKTENHPRPYKLSWLRKGNEVKVNNRCLVQFSIGEKYKDEVWCDVIPMDVCHLLLGRPWQFDRKTQHDGFKNTYTFIKDGEKIILGPSRMKDIVKPSKEEGNNLLAKSQFEDVMNESLGAFALVVLEENKEDNIIPLQVRPLLQEFVDVVPEEIPTGLPPMRNIQHCVDLIPGASIPNKAAYRMNPKEYEELQRQVEDLLARGLIQESKSPCAVPALLVPKKDGSWRMCVDSRAVNKITIKYRFPIPLLDDLFDQLHGFKIGSKIDLRSGYHQIRMRPGDEWKTAFKTRDGLYEWLVMPFGLSNAPSTFMRLMNHMFKPFIGKFVVVYFDDILVYSSSPEEHLNHLRQVFRVLREQKLYANLKKCHFFTDSLVFLGYNISSDGIKMDRDKIEAILSWPIPKTIHDIRSGSFKWTEEALKSFELLKKKITEAPILQLPDFGRVFEVDCDASNVGIGGVLSQEGRPIAFFSEMMNNSRRNYSTYDKEFFALVRTLDHWQHYLLHKEFVLFSDHEALKYLNSQQKLNPRHGKWVEFLQAFNSYL
- the LOC124943816 gene encoding uncharacterized protein LOC124943816, coding for MEESRRMIEVISKEEIKHALFSMSWDKSPGPDGFNAKFFKENWGVIGHEVSEGVLEFFQNRRMLKQWNVTVFNLITKCLGLLKIYGRKYISPQCISTLNFIVSVNEVHDGYFKGENGVRQGDPISSYLFLLIMGIFENIFKMLRKNLPYIHHPQCRKEDITHIFFADDLFIMAHAFSSVTSLVINEGKFLAFYGGVKEEIKVSNFYIVGILEDSLPVCYLGIPLSAKQLQISHCRSLIEKVKNSMNGWATKRLSYAGRI